Proteins encoded by one window of Bos javanicus breed banteng chromosome 22, ARS-OSU_banteng_1.0, whole genome shotgun sequence:
- the CPNE9 gene encoding copine-9 isoform X2, whose product MGRPRRRCQPLQPPSRSLPQLRPPDQPCLSAEPPSAASRPPRLKLPCPAETCWTSTPSPSPTPFGRTEVIDNTLNPDFVRKFVLDYFFEEKQNLRFDVYNVDSKTNISKPDFLGQAFLALGEVIGGQGSRVERPLTGVPGKKCGTILLTAEELSNCRDIATMQLCANKLDKKDFFGKSDPFLVFYRSNEDGTFTICHKTEVVKNTLNPVWQPFSIPVRALCNGDYDRTVKIDVYDWDRDGSHDFIGEFTTSYRELSKAQNQFTVYEVLNPRKKCKKKKYVNSGTVTLLSFSVDSEFTFVDYIKGGTQLNFTVAIDFTASNGNPLQPTSLHYMSPYQLSAYAMALKAVGEIIQDYDSDKLFPAYGFGAKLPPEGRISHQFPLNNNDEDPNCAGIEGVLESYFQSLRTVQLYGPTYFAPVINQVARAAAKISDGSQYYVLLIITDGVISDMTQTKEAIVSASSLPMSIIIVGVGPAMFEVCPIPRLCRPVGEPGAEHGPTCQGCAGGDPRAATVLYAHQGHPASPATPCHHQPNASSRASLNSPRNQRPAVCPPAHPLLLLKIRGTWNLGPHWEGNLEDQYWLVEPSAPSPTEGPGTVTTSLPSCQ is encoded by the exons ATGGGCCGGCCCCGCCGCCGCTGCCAACCCTTGCAGCCCCCGTCTCGCAGCCTCCCGCAGCTCCGGCCACCCGACCAGCCATGTCTTTCAGCGGAGCCTCCGAGCGCAGCGTCCCGGCCACCAAGATTGAAATTACCGTGTCCTGCCG AAACCTGCTGGACCTCGACACCTTCTCCAAGTCCGACCCCA TTCGGACGGACCGAGGTGATCGACAACACACTGAACCCAGACTTCGTGCGCAAATTCGTCCTCGACTACTTCTTTGAGGAAAAGCAAAACCTGCGCTTCGATGT GTACAACGTCGACTCCAAAACCAACATCTCCAAACCG GATTTCCTGGGCCAAGCGTTCCTGGCCCTGGGAGAGGTGATTGGAGGCCAGGGCAGCCGAGTTGAGCGACCCCTCAC GGGTGTACCAGGCAAGAAGTGTGGAACCATATTGCTGACTGCAGAGGAGCTTAGCAATTGTCGG GACATTGCCACCATGCAGCTGTGTGCAAACAAGCTGGACAAGAAGGACTTCTTTGGGAAATCAGACCCCTTCCTCGTGTTCTACAGGAGCAACGAGGATGGCAC GTTCACCATCTGCCACAAGACAGAGGTTGTGAAAAACACACTGAATCCTGTATGGCAGCCCTTCAGCATCCCTGTGCGGGCTTTGTGCAATGGAGACTATGACAG AACGGTGAAGATTGACGTGTACGACTGGGACCGGGATGGAAG CCACGACTTCATCGGTGAGTTCACCACCAGCTACCGAGAGCTGAGCAAGGCCCAGAACCAGTTCACAGTGTATGAG GTACTTAACCCCCGGAAGAAATGTAAGAAGAAGAAATACGTCAACTCGGGAACC GTGACGCTGCTCTCCTTTTCTGTGGACTCTGAATTCACTTTTGTCGATTACATCAAGGGAGG GACACAGCTGAACTTCACAGTAGCCATTGACTTCACAGCTTCCAATG GGAATCCCCTGCAGCCCACCTCCTTGCACTACATGAGTCCTTATCAGCTCAGCGCCTATGCCATGGCCCTCAAGGCAGTGGGAGAAATCATCCAGGACTATGACAGTGACAAGCTCTTCCCAGCTTATGGCTTTGGCGCCAAGCTCCCTCCAGAGGGACGGATCTCCCACCAGTTCCCCCTG AACAACAATGATGAGGACCCCAACTGCGCGGGCATTGAGGGTGTGTTGGAGAGCTACTTCCAGAGCCTGCGCACAGTGCAGCTCTACGGGCCCACCTACTTCGCCCCTGTCATCAACCAGGTGGCCAG GGCTGCAGCCAAGATCTCTGATGGTTCTCAGTACTACGTTCTGCTCATCATCACTGATGGGGTCATCTCTGACATGACACAGACAAAGGAGGCCATTGTCAGT GCCTCATCACTGCCCATGTCTATCATTATTGTCGGTGTGGGACCAGCCATGTTTGAAG TTTGTCCCATTCCGAGACTATGTCGACCGGTCGGGGAACCAGGTGCTGAGCATGGCCCGACTTGCCAAGGATGTGCTGGCGGAGATCCCAGAGCAGCTACTGTCCTATATGCGCACCAGGGACATCCAGCCTCGCCCGCCACCCCCTGCCACCACCAGCCCAACGCCAGCTCCAGAGCATCCCTGAATAGCCCACGTAACCAACGCCCAGCAGTCTGCCCGCCTGCCCACCCATTGCTTCTGCTCAAAATCAGAGGCACCTGGAACCTTGGACCTCATTGGGAGGGCAACTTGGAGGATCAGTATTGGCTGGTCGAGCCCTCTGCCCCATCACCCACAGAAGGGCCTGGCACTGTCACCACCTCCCTGCCTTCTTGCCAATAA
- the CPNE9 gene encoding copine-9 isoform X6: protein MGRPRRRCQPLQPPSRSLPQLRPPDQPCLSAEPPSAASRPPRLKLPCPAETCWTSTPSPSPTPFGRTEVIDNTLNPDFVRKFVLDYFFEEKQNLRFDVYNVDSKTNISKPDFLGQAFLALGEVIGGQGSRVERPLTGVPGKKCGTILLTAEELSNCRDIATMQLCANKLDKKDFFGKSDPFLVFYRSNEDGTFTICHKTEVVKNTLNPVWQPFSIPVRALCNGDYDRTVKIDVYDWDRDGSHDFIGEFTTSYRELSKAQNQFTVYEVLNPRKKCKKKKYVNSGTVTLLSFSVDSEFTFVDYIKGGTQLNFTVAIDFTASNGNPLQPTSLHYMSPYQLSAYAMALKAVGEIIQDYDSDKLFPAYGFGAKLPPEGRISHQFPLNNNDEDPNCAGIEGVLESYFQSLRTVQLYGPTYFAPVINQVARAAAKISDGSQYYVLLIITDGVISDMTQTKEAIVSASSLPMSIIIVGVGPAMFEAMEELDGDDVRVSSRGRYAERDIVQFVPFRDYVDRSGNQVLSMARLAKDVLAEIPEQLLSYMRTRDIQPRPPPPATTSPTPAPEHP from the exons ATGGGCCGGCCCCGCCGCCGCTGCCAACCCTTGCAGCCCCCGTCTCGCAGCCTCCCGCAGCTCCGGCCACCCGACCAGCCATGTCTTTCAGCGGAGCCTCCGAGCGCAGCGTCCCGGCCACCAAGATTGAAATTACCGTGTCCTGCCG AAACCTGCTGGACCTCGACACCTTCTCCAAGTCCGACCCCA TTCGGACGGACCGAGGTGATCGACAACACACTGAACCCAGACTTCGTGCGCAAATTCGTCCTCGACTACTTCTTTGAGGAAAAGCAAAACCTGCGCTTCGATGT GTACAACGTCGACTCCAAAACCAACATCTCCAAACCG GATTTCCTGGGCCAAGCGTTCCTGGCCCTGGGAGAGGTGATTGGAGGCCAGGGCAGCCGAGTTGAGCGACCCCTCAC GGGTGTACCAGGCAAGAAGTGTGGAACCATATTGCTGACTGCAGAGGAGCTTAGCAATTGTCGG GACATTGCCACCATGCAGCTGTGTGCAAACAAGCTGGACAAGAAGGACTTCTTTGGGAAATCAGACCCCTTCCTCGTGTTCTACAGGAGCAACGAGGATGGCAC GTTCACCATCTGCCACAAGACAGAGGTTGTGAAAAACACACTGAATCCTGTATGGCAGCCCTTCAGCATCCCTGTGCGGGCTTTGTGCAATGGAGACTATGACAG AACGGTGAAGATTGACGTGTACGACTGGGACCGGGATGGAAG CCACGACTTCATCGGTGAGTTCACCACCAGCTACCGAGAGCTGAGCAAGGCCCAGAACCAGTTCACAGTGTATGAG GTACTTAACCCCCGGAAGAAATGTAAGAAGAAGAAATACGTCAACTCGGGAACC GTGACGCTGCTCTCCTTTTCTGTGGACTCTGAATTCACTTTTGTCGATTACATCAAGGGAGG GACACAGCTGAACTTCACAGTAGCCATTGACTTCACAGCTTCCAATG GGAATCCCCTGCAGCCCACCTCCTTGCACTACATGAGTCCTTATCAGCTCAGCGCCTATGCCATGGCCCTCAAGGCAGTGGGAGAAATCATCCAGGACTATGACAGTGACAAGCTCTTCCCAGCTTATGGCTTTGGCGCCAAGCTCCCTCCAGAGGGACGGATCTCCCACCAGTTCCCCCTG AACAACAATGATGAGGACCCCAACTGCGCGGGCATTGAGGGTGTGTTGGAGAGCTACTTCCAGAGCCTGCGCACAGTGCAGCTCTACGGGCCCACCTACTTCGCCCCTGTCATCAACCAGGTGGCCAG GGCTGCAGCCAAGATCTCTGATGGTTCTCAGTACTACGTTCTGCTCATCATCACTGATGGGGTCATCTCTGACATGACACAGACAAAGGAGGCCATTGTCAGT GCCTCATCACTGCCCATGTCTATCATTATTGTCGGTGTGGGACCAGCCATGTTTGAAG CTATGGAAGAGCTGGACGGTGATGATGTGCGCGTGTCCTCTCGGGGACGCTATGCCGAGCGCGACATCGTTCAG TTTGTCCCATTCCGAGACTATGTCGACCGGTCGGGGAACCAGGTGCTGAGCATGGCCCGACTTGCCAAGGATGTGCTGGCGGAGATCCCAGAGCAGCTACTGTCCTATATGCGCACCAGGGACATCCAGCCTCGCCCGCCACCCCCTGCCACCACCAGCCCAACGCCAGCTCCAGAGCATCCCTGA
- the CPNE9 gene encoding copine-9 isoform X4, with protein sequence MGRPRRRCQPLQPPSRSLPQLRPPDQPCLSAEPPSAASRPPRLKLPCPAETCWTSTPSPSPTPFGRTEVIDNTLNPDFVRKFVLDYFFEEKQNLRFDVYNVDSKTNISKPDFLGQAFLALGEVIGGQGSRVERPLTGVPGKKCGTILLTAEELSNCRDIATMQLCANKLDKKDFFGKSDPFLVFYRSNEDGTTVKIDVYDWDRDGSHDFIGEFTTSYRELSKAQNQFTVYEVLNPRKKCKKKKYVNSGTVTLLSFSVDSEFTFVDYIKGGTQLNFTVAIDFTASNGNPLQPTSLHYMSPYQLSAYAMALKAVGEIIQDYDSDKLFPAYGFGAKLPPEGRISHQFPLNNNDEDPNCAGIEGVLESYFQSLRTVQLYGPTYFAPVINQVASLSPRAAAKISDGSQYYVLLIITDGVISDMTQTKEAIVSASSLPMSIIIVGVGPAMFEVCPIPRLCRPVGEPGAEHGPTCQGCAGGDPRAATVLYAHQGHPASPATPCHHQPNASSRASLNSPRNQRPAVCPPAHPLLLLKIRGTWNLGPHWEGNLEDQYWLVEPSAPSPTEGPGTVTTSLPSCQ encoded by the exons ATGGGCCGGCCCCGCCGCCGCTGCCAACCCTTGCAGCCCCCGTCTCGCAGCCTCCCGCAGCTCCGGCCACCCGACCAGCCATGTCTTTCAGCGGAGCCTCCGAGCGCAGCGTCCCGGCCACCAAGATTGAAATTACCGTGTCCTGCCG AAACCTGCTGGACCTCGACACCTTCTCCAAGTCCGACCCCA TTCGGACGGACCGAGGTGATCGACAACACACTGAACCCAGACTTCGTGCGCAAATTCGTCCTCGACTACTTCTTTGAGGAAAAGCAAAACCTGCGCTTCGATGT GTACAACGTCGACTCCAAAACCAACATCTCCAAACCG GATTTCCTGGGCCAAGCGTTCCTGGCCCTGGGAGAGGTGATTGGAGGCCAGGGCAGCCGAGTTGAGCGACCCCTCAC GGGTGTACCAGGCAAGAAGTGTGGAACCATATTGCTGACTGCAGAGGAGCTTAGCAATTGTCGG GACATTGCCACCATGCAGCTGTGTGCAAACAAGCTGGACAAGAAGGACTTCTTTGGGAAATCAGACCCCTTCCTCGTGTTCTACAGGAGCAACGAGGATGGCAC AACGGTGAAGATTGACGTGTACGACTGGGACCGGGATGGAAG CCACGACTTCATCGGTGAGTTCACCACCAGCTACCGAGAGCTGAGCAAGGCCCAGAACCAGTTCACAGTGTATGAG GTACTTAACCCCCGGAAGAAATGTAAGAAGAAGAAATACGTCAACTCGGGAACC GTGACGCTGCTCTCCTTTTCTGTGGACTCTGAATTCACTTTTGTCGATTACATCAAGGGAGG GACACAGCTGAACTTCACAGTAGCCATTGACTTCACAGCTTCCAATG GGAATCCCCTGCAGCCCACCTCCTTGCACTACATGAGTCCTTATCAGCTCAGCGCCTATGCCATGGCCCTCAAGGCAGTGGGAGAAATCATCCAGGACTATGACAGTGACAAGCTCTTCCCAGCTTATGGCTTTGGCGCCAAGCTCCCTCCAGAGGGACGGATCTCCCACCAGTTCCCCCTG AACAACAATGATGAGGACCCCAACTGCGCGGGCATTGAGGGTGTGTTGGAGAGCTACTTCCAGAGCCTGCGCACAGTGCAGCTCTACGGGCCCACCTACTTCGCCCCTGTCATCAACCAGGTGGCCAG CCTCTCCCCCAGGGCTGCAGCCAAGATCTCTGATGGTTCTCAGTACTACGTTCTGCTCATCATCACTGATGGGGTCATCTCTGACATGACACAGACAAAGGAGGCCATTGTCAGT GCCTCATCACTGCCCATGTCTATCATTATTGTCGGTGTGGGACCAGCCATGTTTGAAG TTTGTCCCATTCCGAGACTATGTCGACCGGTCGGGGAACCAGGTGCTGAGCATGGCCCGACTTGCCAAGGATGTGCTGGCGGAGATCCCAGAGCAGCTACTGTCCTATATGCGCACCAGGGACATCCAGCCTCGCCCGCCACCCCCTGCCACCACCAGCCCAACGCCAGCTCCAGAGCATCCCTGAATAGCCCACGTAACCAACGCCCAGCAGTCTGCCCGCCTGCCCACCCATTGCTTCTGCTCAAAATCAGAGGCACCTGGAACCTTGGACCTCATTGGGAGGGCAACTTGGAGGATCAGTATTGGCTGGTCGAGCCCTCTGCCCCATCACCCACAGAAGGGCCTGGCACTGTCACCACCTCCCTGCCTTCTTGCCAATAA
- the CPNE9 gene encoding copine-9 isoform X3: MSFSGASERSVPATKIEITVSCRNLLDLDTFSKSDPMVVLYTQSRASQEWREFGRTEVIDNTLNPDFVRKFVLDYFFEEKQNLRFDVYNVDSKTNISKPDFLGQAFLALGEVIGGQGSRVERPLTGVPGKKCGTILLTAEELSNCRDIATMQLCANKLDKKDFFGKSDPFLVFYRSNEDGTFTICHKTEVVKNTLNPVWQPFSIPVRALCNGDYDRTVKIDVYDWDRDGSHDFIGEFTTSYRELSKAQNQFTVYEVLNPRKKCKKKKYVNSGTVTLLSFSVDSEFTFVDYIKGGTQLNFTVAIDFTASNGNPLQPTSLHYMSPYQLSAYAMALKAVGEIIQDYDSDKLFPAYGFGAKLPPEGRISHQFPLNNNDEDPNCAGIEGVLESYFQSLRTVQLYGPTYFAPVINQVASLSPRAAAKISDGSQYYVLLIITDGVISDMTQTKEAIVSASSLPMSIIIVGVGPAMFEVCPIPRLCRPVGEPGAEHGPTCQGCAGGDPRAATVLYAHQGHPASPATPCHHQPNASSRASLNSPRNQRPAVCPPAHPLLLLKIRGTWNLGPHWEGNLEDQYWLVEPSAPSPTEGPGTVTTSLPSCQ; this comes from the exons ATGTCTTTCAGCGGAGCCTCCGAGCGCAGCGTCCCGGCCACCAAGATTGAAATTACCGTGTCCTGCCG AAACCTGCTGGACCTCGACACCTTCTCCAAGTCCGACCCCA TGGTGGTGCTTTACACGCAGAGCCGGGCCAGCCAGGAGTGGCGAGAG TTCGGACGGACCGAGGTGATCGACAACACACTGAACCCAGACTTCGTGCGCAAATTCGTCCTCGACTACTTCTTTGAGGAAAAGCAAAACCTGCGCTTCGATGT GTACAACGTCGACTCCAAAACCAACATCTCCAAACCG GATTTCCTGGGCCAAGCGTTCCTGGCCCTGGGAGAGGTGATTGGAGGCCAGGGCAGCCGAGTTGAGCGACCCCTCAC GGGTGTACCAGGCAAGAAGTGTGGAACCATATTGCTGACTGCAGAGGAGCTTAGCAATTGTCGG GACATTGCCACCATGCAGCTGTGTGCAAACAAGCTGGACAAGAAGGACTTCTTTGGGAAATCAGACCCCTTCCTCGTGTTCTACAGGAGCAACGAGGATGGCAC GTTCACCATCTGCCACAAGACAGAGGTTGTGAAAAACACACTGAATCCTGTATGGCAGCCCTTCAGCATCCCTGTGCGGGCTTTGTGCAATGGAGACTATGACAG AACGGTGAAGATTGACGTGTACGACTGGGACCGGGATGGAAG CCACGACTTCATCGGTGAGTTCACCACCAGCTACCGAGAGCTGAGCAAGGCCCAGAACCAGTTCACAGTGTATGAG GTACTTAACCCCCGGAAGAAATGTAAGAAGAAGAAATACGTCAACTCGGGAACC GTGACGCTGCTCTCCTTTTCTGTGGACTCTGAATTCACTTTTGTCGATTACATCAAGGGAGG GACACAGCTGAACTTCACAGTAGCCATTGACTTCACAGCTTCCAATG GGAATCCCCTGCAGCCCACCTCCTTGCACTACATGAGTCCTTATCAGCTCAGCGCCTATGCCATGGCCCTCAAGGCAGTGGGAGAAATCATCCAGGACTATGACAGTGACAAGCTCTTCCCAGCTTATGGCTTTGGCGCCAAGCTCCCTCCAGAGGGACGGATCTCCCACCAGTTCCCCCTG AACAACAATGATGAGGACCCCAACTGCGCGGGCATTGAGGGTGTGTTGGAGAGCTACTTCCAGAGCCTGCGCACAGTGCAGCTCTACGGGCCCACCTACTTCGCCCCTGTCATCAACCAGGTGGCCAG CCTCTCCCCCAGGGCTGCAGCCAAGATCTCTGATGGTTCTCAGTACTACGTTCTGCTCATCATCACTGATGGGGTCATCTCTGACATGACACAGACAAAGGAGGCCATTGTCAGT GCCTCATCACTGCCCATGTCTATCATTATTGTCGGTGTGGGACCAGCCATGTTTGAAG TTTGTCCCATTCCGAGACTATGTCGACCGGTCGGGGAACCAGGTGCTGAGCATGGCCCGACTTGCCAAGGATGTGCTGGCGGAGATCCCAGAGCAGCTACTGTCCTATATGCGCACCAGGGACATCCAGCCTCGCCCGCCACCCCCTGCCACCACCAGCCCAACGCCAGCTCCAGAGCATCCCTGAATAGCCCACGTAACCAACGCCCAGCAGTCTGCCCGCCTGCCCACCCATTGCTTCTGCTCAAAATCAGAGGCACCTGGAACCTTGGACCTCATTGGGAGGGCAACTTGGAGGATCAGTATTGGCTGGTCGAGCCCTCTGCCCCATCACCCACAGAAGGGCCTGGCACTGTCACCACCTCCCTGCCTTCTTGCCAATAA
- the CPNE9 gene encoding copine-9 isoform X1 yields the protein MGRPRRRCQPLQPPSRSLPQLRPPDQPCLSAEPPSAASRPPRLKLPCPAETCWTSTPSPSPTPFGRTEVIDNTLNPDFVRKFVLDYFFEEKQNLRFDVYNVDSKTNISKPDFLGQAFLALGEVIGGQGSRVERPLTGVPGKKCGTILLTAEELSNCRDIATMQLCANKLDKKDFFGKSDPFLVFYRSNEDGTFTICHKTEVVKNTLNPVWQPFSIPVRALCNGDYDRTVKIDVYDWDRDGSHDFIGEFTTSYRELSKAQNQFTVYEVLNPRKKCKKKKYVNSGTVTLLSFSVDSEFTFVDYIKGGTQLNFTVAIDFTASNGNPLQPTSLHYMSPYQLSAYAMALKAVGEIIQDYDSDKLFPAYGFGAKLPPEGRISHQFPLNNNDEDPNCAGIEGVLESYFQSLRTVQLYGPTYFAPVINQVASLSPRAAAKISDGSQYYVLLIITDGVISDMTQTKEAIVSASSLPMSIIIVGVGPAMFEVCPIPRLCRPVGEPGAEHGPTCQGCAGGDPRAATVLYAHQGHPASPATPCHHQPNASSRASLNSPRNQRPAVCPPAHPLLLLKIRGTWNLGPHWEGNLEDQYWLVEPSAPSPTEGPGTVTTSLPSCQ from the exons ATGGGCCGGCCCCGCCGCCGCTGCCAACCCTTGCAGCCCCCGTCTCGCAGCCTCCCGCAGCTCCGGCCACCCGACCAGCCATGTCTTTCAGCGGAGCCTCCGAGCGCAGCGTCCCGGCCACCAAGATTGAAATTACCGTGTCCTGCCG AAACCTGCTGGACCTCGACACCTTCTCCAAGTCCGACCCCA TTCGGACGGACCGAGGTGATCGACAACACACTGAACCCAGACTTCGTGCGCAAATTCGTCCTCGACTACTTCTTTGAGGAAAAGCAAAACCTGCGCTTCGATGT GTACAACGTCGACTCCAAAACCAACATCTCCAAACCG GATTTCCTGGGCCAAGCGTTCCTGGCCCTGGGAGAGGTGATTGGAGGCCAGGGCAGCCGAGTTGAGCGACCCCTCAC GGGTGTACCAGGCAAGAAGTGTGGAACCATATTGCTGACTGCAGAGGAGCTTAGCAATTGTCGG GACATTGCCACCATGCAGCTGTGTGCAAACAAGCTGGACAAGAAGGACTTCTTTGGGAAATCAGACCCCTTCCTCGTGTTCTACAGGAGCAACGAGGATGGCAC GTTCACCATCTGCCACAAGACAGAGGTTGTGAAAAACACACTGAATCCTGTATGGCAGCCCTTCAGCATCCCTGTGCGGGCTTTGTGCAATGGAGACTATGACAG AACGGTGAAGATTGACGTGTACGACTGGGACCGGGATGGAAG CCACGACTTCATCGGTGAGTTCACCACCAGCTACCGAGAGCTGAGCAAGGCCCAGAACCAGTTCACAGTGTATGAG GTACTTAACCCCCGGAAGAAATGTAAGAAGAAGAAATACGTCAACTCGGGAACC GTGACGCTGCTCTCCTTTTCTGTGGACTCTGAATTCACTTTTGTCGATTACATCAAGGGAGG GACACAGCTGAACTTCACAGTAGCCATTGACTTCACAGCTTCCAATG GGAATCCCCTGCAGCCCACCTCCTTGCACTACATGAGTCCTTATCAGCTCAGCGCCTATGCCATGGCCCTCAAGGCAGTGGGAGAAATCATCCAGGACTATGACAGTGACAAGCTCTTCCCAGCTTATGGCTTTGGCGCCAAGCTCCCTCCAGAGGGACGGATCTCCCACCAGTTCCCCCTG AACAACAATGATGAGGACCCCAACTGCGCGGGCATTGAGGGTGTGTTGGAGAGCTACTTCCAGAGCCTGCGCACAGTGCAGCTCTACGGGCCCACCTACTTCGCCCCTGTCATCAACCAGGTGGCCAG CCTCTCCCCCAGGGCTGCAGCCAAGATCTCTGATGGTTCTCAGTACTACGTTCTGCTCATCATCACTGATGGGGTCATCTCTGACATGACACAGACAAAGGAGGCCATTGTCAGT GCCTCATCACTGCCCATGTCTATCATTATTGTCGGTGTGGGACCAGCCATGTTTGAAG TTTGTCCCATTCCGAGACTATGTCGACCGGTCGGGGAACCAGGTGCTGAGCATGGCCCGACTTGCCAAGGATGTGCTGGCGGAGATCCCAGAGCAGCTACTGTCCTATATGCGCACCAGGGACATCCAGCCTCGCCCGCCACCCCCTGCCACCACCAGCCCAACGCCAGCTCCAGAGCATCCCTGAATAGCCCACGTAACCAACGCCCAGCAGTCTGCCCGCCTGCCCACCCATTGCTTCTGCTCAAAATCAGAGGCACCTGGAACCTTGGACCTCATTGGGAGGGCAACTTGGAGGATCAGTATTGGCTGGTCGAGCCCTCTGCCCCATCACCCACAGAAGGGCCTGGCACTGTCACCACCTCCCTGCCTTCTTGCCAATAA
- the CPNE9 gene encoding copine-9 isoform X5, with the protein MGRPRRRCQPLQPPSRSLPQLRPPDQPCLSAEPPSAASRPPRLKLPCPAETCWTSTPSPSPTPFGRTEVIDNTLNPDFVRKFVLDYFFEEKQNLRFDVYNVDSKTNISKPDFLGQAFLALGEVIGGQGSRVERPLTGVPGKKCGTILLTAEELSNCRDIATMQLCANKLDKKDFFGKSDPFLVFYRSNEDGTFTICHKTEVVKNTLNPVWQPFSIPVRALCNGDYDRTVKIDVYDWDRDGSHDFIGEFTTSYRELSKAQNQFTVYEVLNPRKKCKKKKYVNSGTVTLLSFSVDSEFTFVDYIKGGTQLNFTVAIDFTASNGNPLQPTSLHYMSPYQLSAYAMALKAVGEIIQDYDSDKLFPAYGFGAKLPPEGRISHQFPLNNNDEDPNCAGIEGVLESYFQSLRTVQLYGPTYFAPVINQVASLSPRAAAKISDGSQYYVLLIITDGVISDMTQTKEAIVSASSLPMSIIIVGVGPAMFEAMEELDGDDVRVSSRGRYAERDIVQFVPFRDYVDRSGNQVLSMARLAKDVLAEIPEQLLSYMRTRDIQPRPPPPATTSPTPAPEHP; encoded by the exons ATGGGCCGGCCCCGCCGCCGCTGCCAACCCTTGCAGCCCCCGTCTCGCAGCCTCCCGCAGCTCCGGCCACCCGACCAGCCATGTCTTTCAGCGGAGCCTCCGAGCGCAGCGTCCCGGCCACCAAGATTGAAATTACCGTGTCCTGCCG AAACCTGCTGGACCTCGACACCTTCTCCAAGTCCGACCCCA TTCGGACGGACCGAGGTGATCGACAACACACTGAACCCAGACTTCGTGCGCAAATTCGTCCTCGACTACTTCTTTGAGGAAAAGCAAAACCTGCGCTTCGATGT GTACAACGTCGACTCCAAAACCAACATCTCCAAACCG GATTTCCTGGGCCAAGCGTTCCTGGCCCTGGGAGAGGTGATTGGAGGCCAGGGCAGCCGAGTTGAGCGACCCCTCAC GGGTGTACCAGGCAAGAAGTGTGGAACCATATTGCTGACTGCAGAGGAGCTTAGCAATTGTCGG GACATTGCCACCATGCAGCTGTGTGCAAACAAGCTGGACAAGAAGGACTTCTTTGGGAAATCAGACCCCTTCCTCGTGTTCTACAGGAGCAACGAGGATGGCAC GTTCACCATCTGCCACAAGACAGAGGTTGTGAAAAACACACTGAATCCTGTATGGCAGCCCTTCAGCATCCCTGTGCGGGCTTTGTGCAATGGAGACTATGACAG AACGGTGAAGATTGACGTGTACGACTGGGACCGGGATGGAAG CCACGACTTCATCGGTGAGTTCACCACCAGCTACCGAGAGCTGAGCAAGGCCCAGAACCAGTTCACAGTGTATGAG GTACTTAACCCCCGGAAGAAATGTAAGAAGAAGAAATACGTCAACTCGGGAACC GTGACGCTGCTCTCCTTTTCTGTGGACTCTGAATTCACTTTTGTCGATTACATCAAGGGAGG GACACAGCTGAACTTCACAGTAGCCATTGACTTCACAGCTTCCAATG GGAATCCCCTGCAGCCCACCTCCTTGCACTACATGAGTCCTTATCAGCTCAGCGCCTATGCCATGGCCCTCAAGGCAGTGGGAGAAATCATCCAGGACTATGACAGTGACAAGCTCTTCCCAGCTTATGGCTTTGGCGCCAAGCTCCCTCCAGAGGGACGGATCTCCCACCAGTTCCCCCTG AACAACAATGATGAGGACCCCAACTGCGCGGGCATTGAGGGTGTGTTGGAGAGCTACTTCCAGAGCCTGCGCACAGTGCAGCTCTACGGGCCCACCTACTTCGCCCCTGTCATCAACCAGGTGGCCAG CCTCTCCCCCAGGGCTGCAGCCAAGATCTCTGATGGTTCTCAGTACTACGTTCTGCTCATCATCACTGATGGGGTCATCTCTGACATGACACAGACAAAGGAGGCCATTGTCAGT GCCTCATCACTGCCCATGTCTATCATTATTGTCGGTGTGGGACCAGCCATGTTTGAAG CTATGGAAGAGCTGGACGGTGATGATGTGCGCGTGTCCTCTCGGGGACGCTATGCCGAGCGCGACATCGTTCAG TTTGTCCCATTCCGAGACTATGTCGACCGGTCGGGGAACCAGGTGCTGAGCATGGCCCGACTTGCCAAGGATGTGCTGGCGGAGATCCCAGAGCAGCTACTGTCCTATATGCGCACCAGGGACATCCAGCCTCGCCCGCCACCCCCTGCCACCACCAGCCCAACGCCAGCTCCAGAGCATCCCTGA